The Thalassophryne amazonica chromosome 6, fThaAma1.1, whole genome shotgun sequence genome includes a region encoding these proteins:
- the LOC117512062 gene encoding zinc finger and BTB domain-containing protein 39, which translates to MRIRLQGPGHASSLLTELNRCRQSRHYCDVLLQVGNRTFAAHRAVLACSGTYFRNLFAEGPATSPTAVSLEFISPANFEKVLTFVYTGDVLTDLIDVGVLYELAERLGVSELVKACHTTFPDLQASVSANCKNSADELPLDSNVVAVPAASTMAVSVSASSVCSSAASCSSLSSSAGPSAAPTPAAAPSPLFQARTPRVNCEGFTDPLSLDLKAEDVGSAVGYGLMTADQLSRRRSISTSSHASHNDSVRPAGAVIELKTEQQLEEDKQEGNEGDRNDQTTGPESTGGTEPQSSDPAPSDSCSFPDSSAQIGTEACTPTSSSREPLESLQVGAVEGGNSEQDSSLMFGENEEERGVLQTSRTLEGADEEQWRQLASEIIELSDDENYIEEGDEEDDEDDLVCVENGERGNSSSEVTGSMVSCKVCAALFPAKPDAVRRHGESHLTEQGLCRVCGASFPDRDAGVTHSLVHVGVQLFTCDVCHLQFCSQKKLLCHHRQTASTYTIPQVALTSSSQGSELQCAVCNKTLSKDFQSVRDHMLGHVCPRSLSCGVCRLPQVSLCSLLWHALTHLCVPVFSCPHCAHCFVERSLLDRHMTVHAEEASAKEREQSALRSKVGGGTAGAGVEELHCFLCPQTFQSSSAFQYHLSLHTTESLSTGGGAGSQSRLGKRKPDQSPECPASSCSSSSPHEIGGLVKISNLGLGVRMGFSIPDKYFQGPVHSLSSGVLTNGNSVQDGGVATGATSEGARGKWYRCRYCGKRFAHSGEFTYHLRIHTGEKPYQCKVCLRFFRGRSTMICHLKTHAGALMYRCTICGLYFSTVKLVSSHMEIHKDHLPPDFNIEQTFMYNDHSKEPLPAVDT; encoded by the exons ATGAGGATCCGGCTGCAGGGTCCCGGACACGCCTCCAGCCTTCTTACTGAGCTCAACCGCTGTCGCCAGTCACGTCACTACTGTGATGTGCTGCTACAAGTTGGCAACCGTACATTTGCAGCCCACCGTGCCGTGCTGGCCTGCTCTGGGACGTACTTCCGTAATTTGTTTGCCGAGGGTCCGGCGACCTCCCCCACAGCGGTCTCTTTGGAGTTTATTTCCCCTGCCAACTTTGAGAAGGTGCTGACGTTTGTGTACACTGGTGATGTGTTGACTGATCTAATTGATGTCGGGGTGCTGTACGAGCTGGCAGAGCGGCTGGGTGTCAGTGAACTCGTCAAGGCCTGTCACACTACTTTTCCTGACCTGCAGGCCTCTGTGTCGGCAAACTGTAAGAACAGTGCTGACGAGCTGCCTCTGGACTCGAACGTGGTCGcagtgcctgctgcttccaccatGGCTGTGTCTGTGTCAGCTTCATCTGTGTGCTCCTCTGCTGCCTCCTGCTCCTCACTGTCTTCATCAGCTGGTCCATCTGCTGCGCCGACCCCTGCTGCTGCTCCCTCACCGCTTTTTCAAGCCAGGACACCCAGAGTGAACTGTGAAGGCTTCACTGATCCTCTGTCTCTGGATCTGAAGGCAGAAGATGTCGGGTCTGCTGTGGGCTATGGACTGATGACAGCAGATCAGCTGTCACGGAGACGCAGCATTTCAACCAGCAGCCATGCCAGTCACAATGACAGCGTACGTCCCGCGGGTGCTGTGATCGAACTGAAGACTGAGCAACAGCTGGAAGAAGACAAACAGGAGGGAAATGAAGGCGACAGAAATGATCAAACAACAGGTCCAGAGAGCACAGGGGGCACAGAGCCTCAGAGCAGTGACCCTGCACCGTCTGACTCCTGCTCCTTCCCTGACTCCTCAGCTCAGATTGGAACTGAGGCATGCACTCCTACCTCATCATCAAGAGAGCCACTGGAGAGCCTGCAGGTGGGAGCAGTGGAGGGTGGGAATTCGGAGCAGGACAGCTCACTTATGTTTGGAGAAAATGAGGAGGAACGAGGTGTGCTTCAAACCAGCAGGACGTTAGAGGGAGCAGACGAGGAGCAGTGGAGGCAACTAGCAAGTGAGATCATCGAGCTGAGCGATGACGAGAACTACATAGAGGAGGGAGATGaagaggatgatgaagatgacctTGTATGTGTGGAGAACGGCGAGAGAGGGAACTCCAGTAGCGAG GTGACAGGCAGCATGGTGTCATGTAAAGTGTGTGCAGCGCTGTTTCCAGCAAAGCCTGATGCCGTCAGAAGACACGGGGAGAGTCACCTCACAGAGCAAGGTCTCTGCAGGGTGTGCGGGGCTTCCTTCCCAGACAGAGACGCTGGTGTCACCCACTCCCTCGTCCATGTCGGGGTGCAGCTTTTCACCTGTGACGTGTGTCACTTACAGTTCTGTAGTCAGAAGAAGCTACTCTGTCACCACCGTCAGACAGCTTCCACTTATACCATCCCCCAGGTGGCGCTAACCAGCAGCAGCCAAGGTTCTGAGCTGCAGTGTGCAGTGTGCAACAAAACCCTCAGCAAAGACTTCCAG TCTGTCAGAGACCACATGCTGGGCCACGTGTGTCCTCGGAGCCTGAGCTGTGGTGTGTGCCGCCTTCCCCAGGTGTCCCTGTGCTCCCTGTTATGGCACGCCCTCACTCACCTCTGTGTGCCTGTGTTCTCCTGCCCACATTGTGCCCACTGCTTCGTAGAGCGCTCCCTTCTGGACAGGCACATGACTGTGCACGCTGAAGAGGCATCGGCTAAGGAGAGGGAGCAGTCGGCCCTGAGGTCTAAAGTTGGAGGAGGCACAGCAGGAGCAGGAGTGGAGGAGTTGCATTGCTTTCTGTGTCCTCAGACGTTCCAGTCCTCCTCTGCCTTTCAGTACCACCTCAGCCTGCACACCACCGAGTCTCTGAGCACCGGTGGAGGAGCTGGAAGCCAGAGCAGGTTGGGCAAACGGAAACCTGACCAGTCTCCAGAGTGCCCTGCCTCTTCCTGCTCCTCCTCTTCTCCTCATGAGATCGGAGGCCTCGTTAAAATTAGCAATCTGGGTTTGGGTGTCAGAATGGGCTTCAGCATACCAGACAAGTATTTTCAAGGCCCAGTCCACAGCTTGTCCTCGGGAGTCCTGACCAATGGGAATTCAGTGCAGGATGGGGGCGTGGCTACAGGTGCCACATCAGAAGGCGCCCGTGGGAAATGGTACCGGTGTCGTTACTGTGGAAAACGTTTTGCCCACTCAGGGGAATTCACCTATCACCTCCGTATCCACACGGGGGAGAAGCCCTACCAATGTAAGGTGTGCCTGCGCTTCTTCCGCGGCCGTTCCACCATGATCTGCCACCTGAAGACGCACGCCGGCGCGCTCATGTACCGTTGCACCATCTGCGGCCTTTACTTCTCCACAGTGAAACTAGTGTCGTCACATATGGAGATCCACAAGGACCATCTGCCCCCAGACTTCAACATCGAACAGACGTTCATGTACAATGACCACTCTAAAGAACCGCTGCCCGCTGTGGACACCTGA
- the gpr182 gene encoding G-protein coupled receptor 182 — protein MSTHEHDNHSFYINGTPWFIFECTLNLDTKYRRVALFLLYLLIFMVGLLENLLVVWVNWRRRHSANGVLFCILNMTLSDLMVIVVMPFFMMEVSLDKVWLWGRFLCKVTHLVYVVNVYSSSFFLAFMTLERYLSLTRPSSPACFPVLGRRRWVLCGGLWLLSLFLALMENVHVDLLEWEEPGCYMLPEDNFIEWFVSVGFLCLIFQFVGPASVIITCNVLIARAVKTTPDVQGQREVWLVHVYSVVFLMCWLPYHIIMFLLIIDDINPFLLSCNTVEVLYFSYTVVQGVSFFHCIANPILYNFLSKSFRNNLINTVMTYLPKEGMLEQVGGGAQPNAANGGGAELGKQRKLSNTSTSQSDLGS, from the coding sequence ATGAGCACTCACGAGCACGACAACCACTCTTTTTACATCAATGGAACGCCGTGGTTCATCTTCGAGTGCACCTTAAACCTCGACACAAAGTACCGCCGTGTCGCTCTCTTCCTGCTCTACCTGCTAATCTTCATGGTGGGCCTGCTTGAGAACTTGCTGGTGGTCTGGGTAAACTGGCGCAGACGCCACTCGGCCAACGGGGTTCTGTTCTGCATCCTCAACATGACCCTGTCGGACCTGATGGTGATTGTAGTCATGCCGTTCTTCATGATGGAGGTCAGCCTGGACAAGGTTTGGCTGTGGGGCCGTTTTCTCTGCAAGGTCACACACCTCGTCTACGTGGTCAATGTCTACAGCAGCTCCTTCTTCCTGGCCTTCATGACCCTGGAGCGCTACCTGTCCCTGACAAGACCTTCATCTCCCGCCTGCTTCCCCGTGTTGGGCCGGAGACGCTGGGTGCTCTGCGGCGGCTTATGGCTGCTCTCATTGTTCCTGGCACTGATGGAGAATGTTCATGTGGATTTGCTGGAGTGGGAGGAGCCAGGCTGCTACATGCTGCCCGAGGACAACTTCATTGAATGGTTTGTGTCGGTGGGTTTCCTTTGCTTGATCTTCCAGTTTGTGGGGCCTGCTTCCGTCATCATCACCTGTAACGTGCTGATCGCTCGGGCAGTGAAGACAACACCGGATGTGCAGGGCCAGCGAGAGGTGTGGCTGGTGCACGTGTACTCAGTAGTGTTCCTGATGTGCTGGTTGCCTTACCACATCATCATGTTCCTGTTGATCATAGATGACATTAACCCCTTCCTCTTGAGCTGCAACACGGTGGAGGTGCTCTATTTCTCCTACACCGTGGTGCAGGGCGTGTCCTTCTTCCACTGCATCGCCAACCCAATTCTCTACAACTTTCTCAGCAAAAGCTTCCGTAACAATCTGATCAACACAGTGATGACCTACTTACCCAAAGAGGGAATGTTGGAGCAGGTGGGAGGAGGAGCCCAGCCTAATGCTGCCAACGGTGGGGGAGCAGAGCTCGGGAAGCAGCGCAAGCTCAGTAACACCAGCACCAGCCAGTCTGACCTTGGATCATAA